A stretch of the Actinomycetes bacterium genome encodes the following:
- the rbcL gene encoding ribulose-bisphosphate carboxylase large subunit (type III RuBisCO; involved in carbon fixation), giving the protein ALEACVRARNEGRAVEKEARAVLAEAARHSPALAIAMETWKEVTFDFDVVDKLATK; this is encoded by the coding sequence TTGCTTTGGAGGCCTGCGTCCGTGCCCGCAACGAGGGCCGCGCGGTGGAGAAGGAGGCGCGTGCCGTGCTCGCCGAGGCCGCCCGCCACAGTCCGGCCCTTGCCATCGCGATGGAGACGTGGAAGGAAGTCACCTTCGACTTCGACGTCGTCGACAAGCTCGCCACGAAGTAG